The following is a genomic window from Episyrphus balteatus chromosome 1, idEpiBalt1.1, whole genome shotgun sequence.
tttgaaaacaCATCTTAAAAAAACCCGTCTTGCCCACTTGGGGGTAAGtccgccctatcaaattttgttggtagaaagaCAGTGtctattgttttaaatgcagtctatttgtaataataacacaattatgctatattttcattagttctcgctccagcacaagctttttggtaccatttggtacacattttgcacttaatccaacaatactttggattggatctagaaaacagttgcagatagaaggtacaaatacaatctgcaaagtcctcttcatcagaatcatcaattacagtattgtttggcgcctgttgcttagctttttggaagatttaacggtgaacatcttttttcactttatttaaGCTACCGGAGCTTCCAATTTcgcccatgggcggtcttgccccagtcatatcatatttgatgttctgtattattttttttttaatttatctttatgactccttcttttgcagaaaatactttttaatattcactttaaaaaaaggaaaagttaaaaattttaattatttcagtgtcaaaaatacaactgacttttcacatgaacgataacaatttgatgaaaaatcacaaaatttaccgtaactcttcgggatcttaaccgaaattgctaaaacttacagacgtgatcgatcgtaccaaagggcgtctacatattttatattgcaagtgttgccaattttactttttttcatacaacatagtacgaaaaccgtcttgcccccataggcggtcttgtCCCCACTTCCCCTATTTAACTCATTATCGAAAATTgagccattttcaataaattaatttttctcttaGATCAGGCATgtaaagaaacagtttttcaTCCTATTCGACTAGAGTAACAAATCTTTAAGGCTATATTTGCTCTTTCCGTTTGTCTATATTTTTCTCCTACCTTTTGAAGAACACTTTAACTTTTTCTAGTGCCCTTACAATTCTGACCCTAACTCACACATTTGAATCCGCTACTGTCTTCTCACACAAACTTGATAATTTActcaatttatttctttatcacttatttttttttttatttcaactcttTGCAGTGTTACGAGACATCTGGCTTATTCTTAGACTCATCGGAGGGGTTAGCAGTTCCAACATTGAGTCATGAACCACCACCATCATACGATGCCGTAATGGTAGCCATGCAAGAGACCAACCACCAACCAAGCAGAATATCTCCACCGCCGGATTATCGGTCGATGAATGATGTATCTGGGTCATCTGGGAATGTCATCGAGAATCCCAAGTTCATTACGAATGGTGGCAATGGCAATAGTTTGAGAATTAAGAAAGTTCTTAGTGCTCAATCGTGCTGTTCCTTGCAACGTGCTGAAgctgaaaatttatttcaacttgGGGTAGTGGCtgctgcagcagcagcagctacTTCGGGACGTTTTGGTGCAAGTGCCTTAGGGAGGAAATCCCTGCCATATGCTGCCCATAATCTTGCAGAAGGCAGATTTGTCAATCATCAACATCCTTACTACCAGGGATGTCCGTTGTGTGGGAAGTTTCGTTACGATGATTCCATGTCATTGTCTAGTGATAGTGGCCTGGATCAGGTGGTTGTGACGACAGTGGATGTCAATAATGGAAATACACCTCCACAGGTGGGAGGTGGTGGTGGTGATACTGACACATGCTATTGCACTCCAATGCAAAGTCCTACAATAGTTGAAGATAGTAACAATAATAGTGGCACAATAGCATATGAAATTATAGATGATCGTAGGAGGATCTCATCAACAGAACAATTGATGATTTCATCGTCGTCGCATGCGAAATATGAAAATACAATTAACAACAATGATAGTTTAGTAGACGGTACGCCCACTACCGGTGGCGGCGGTGGCGGTGATGGCGCTGTCACAAGCACAACTTTATCACCATCATTATCTTCAGAACCAACTTCATCTCAACAAGTCGCAACGACAACGATAACGGCTGTTGAAACAGCAGCATCTACAAGCGACAATAATCGTGACATCGCAAATAATATAACCGATGATGTAATGCTGGATTTGGACTCTATCAACGATAACGGTATTATTCGTTTAGATATGAGCAAAATAATTGACAAAACTGGATTACCTACTTATGAAGCGGCCTTAAAGTTAGAGTCTAGTggttatgtttaaaaaaaaaaaaaaaactctttgaaTTAAGAATATACCTAGTCTTTTAGTGTTtgtttgtttctgttttttcaaaatttgtttttcaaaattatatgatTTGAAACAGAGAATTTTTGACCACACTCCTTACATATCTttcgtaagaaaaaaaaaaaacacattttcaatGGAACAAAACAAGAAATATGAAAATCAAGCCTTAACTCAAAACACCCACAAATaacattaaaacaatatttagaCAAATTGTACTTGtatatagaaaagaaaaatattaaaataaagtatacaCCATGTTTCGAATAAGTATTGTTTATAGATAAAATTAAAGAGTGGTTCAGCAAAATTACAAATTGGTAAGTTATGCTAATTGGttatcaaatatcatacctacatttggcacaaaaatgtttgctttaAAATGGCTTACTGTTTACTTTATCACATGCATGCTCAAAATTATGTTATTCTGTAAATCTTAAAATTCTGACttctaaaaaattctgtaaatacaaacaatttttctgaattttaaaattctgtactgTAAAAGGAAACCAAATTGGAGCATTTAACCTGATagttcatttttcagacttcttgcaaaataaaaaaagaatttgatcTAAAAATCCGCCAGAAATAGATTTGGGATATTTATGAGTATGGTTTGTTTTCCTACGAGAGAAGAATTGCCTTAAGAGGGCCAGACTGTCGTCGACTTAATACAGACATACGACTGTTCGTAATTCAGTTTTTCATGCAATGTACCTACTTTAGAAtgatttttggaataaaatatgTGTGATAGGATTTGTACCTATTGATTTTTACTCGATTATTAtcatttaaactttttctgatattctaaaaaaagaattttttaaatctgttcTGGAAAGTGTCTCATCTCATTTGGTGGTATATCCCCACATAAAGATTTTCTAATCCTTAAAACGTTCCATTTTAAATAGTCAATCAGAAATATGTGATTTAAACCCACCATTGAATTGGAAAAAGCATGCTAATTTCAATTATTAgcggtttctttaaaaaaaaataagtagtgTCATCGTACCCTTAAATGGgtcgacattattttttgtGGACGATCAAAAGACATGACacatttggaaaatattttgacGTAATTTTTtacgtatgcataaaaaataaaaaatactaggAATAGCaaattaataagtataaactaggtttgatatgcacaaaatgtggaTTAAAAACGTTTTTACTTAAGAATTattcaagtaaaagcatttactattttgtatgcatatgTCCCAGAGTGTCAACCCGTTCACCGATTTTATGCCTTGGTATATTCTTCAAGTCTTGACGGATTTACATATTTGAGTTTCTAATCAACCGAATTCGATTTGATTTGTGTTACCAATATCTTCGATACTGTAATTTAAATAATCGTCTTGACTAGATTCTTAATAATAATGaacattttttctcaatattgaATATAAGGTACCGCTTTTATAATGTTGCTAATATAGCCctcaaataataatatttcaaacatttaaCATTAATCTAAGAATTACAAGTAAAAAAGCTTATCTCCTTCTTGTTctaattgaaattgtttaaaaaagtgcaaacaaaacaacaaagaaCATACAAAATGTCTTAAAGATTAAGATTAACTAAATAATAAACAGACTCCACTACTCTTATTGCAAGGCCGTCCAAATAAGGGAAAATCAGTTTGTTACACAAAAAGTCAAGAGAGTGCTTATTCGCTCAGAATATATGATATTATTTGTTCTTTACCAACATTTCAGTACATAATAGTAACACACATATTTTTTCTAGTTTCCAAGCACACTCataacattttacaaaaaaaaaaaagaaaaagagaatTGAAAATATTCCAGACAAAAGGTATTAAGAACTTTCCGCccggcaaaaacaaaaatgaaaaaaaaatgacataaacaaataaaattaaacaaaagtaacaaaataataatccaAAATCAATATAACGAAAGAGTCTAGCATTGACTTGTATAGCACGTATATGGAATGGTAAATGGGTCATTGGCAGTTCTGTATATTGTAAAAtgacttgtgttttttttttatttgcttacaagattaaaagtgaaaaagaaaataCGAGTACAAAACAAAAGATGAACAAAAGATTTGGGTAAAGGTAAAATAAATGACGGACAACAAATGGGGTTCATTGCCATGAGATGTATGCATGATAAGGGTGACACCACAGAGAAGTGGGCTTTTACGAACTTATTCAAAGAAGAGGATAGGACAGTCTGGCTGGTTAGCTTTCAcagactgaaagaaaaaatttgtcGCATTTGTTCTTATACCACATAAATGCATAAACTTGATGTGAAGTAGCCTTgaggtttttatatttaaaaaagaaattgctAAAAGTAGTTAATTTTCACCTCACTTTATTGGTTTCATGATAAAAAGTTTATTGaattaatttagaaattattCAAATAAAGAAATTCATAAGTGTAGTCTTGGAACACCGTTCAACGTTGAAGCACAAAATTATTCGTAATTTAAACTTTGGAATTTTTTAGCGGTCAAACGGTCGAATGACAACATCGACTTAGTCAACCTGAATGAAAGACAGCACAGTGGTTCGAAACCACCGACATCCCAACGCAGCTCTGATTAAACGAATTACTCACCATCTACAACAAATTCTGACCAAGGTTAGAAAACATAAGACACGAACTTCAAATCCTTAGACCTAAGCCAATCCGTTGTTGACATGACAAAACCTTTGTTTAGTTCTCATATCCAATCGAAGTAAACCTTCCGTAAGTCCCTTTCACACATGATTCCTTTCTTCTAACTTCAAACCTAACTATTCGTCCTGCCAGAATTATGGAACTATTGTTATACAACCCTAACCAGCAAGTAGCACCATgaaattttattgtatttaaatACCATCAGCACCAGAACTTCACCTCCATCTATACTAAAGGATACATCAATTACTTTATTAATCAAAAGAGAGACGTCAATTATAGGCAAATCATCATACTTTCAACCAACAGGACAACTAAGAGTACGTTGTCCCGAACGCCCTTGGAAACCAAGAGCATCACGGTACAAATATCAACATCTACCCATCTACATCTACGAGTAGAATCAATTCCACAGAGGCTAGATGGAAGAGAACaactttgcatttttatattaaaatccaTTAAAAGAGTACTTAGTGACTTCTTGTAATAACTCGACGAAATATCATAATAAGGAACTCTGTACAACACTTCAATGAGTTCCAAAAGAAACTCTGAGCCATCAAACGAAAAGCAGGTACATTCAGGAAGATTAATATTCGTCTGCaacttttgcaaaacaaaaaaaaaaacagcgagCCTAGTTTCTTACCCAATAATAGCCCCAGAAAGTCGAAGACATCATATGAAACCTATCTAGGTTCTAGAAGCGTTCCGGTTTAAAAAATGTACTCAACGCAGTTGGGTCTAGTGTGATCAGAGAACCAGAATACGATTAATGACGATTATTAAAACATTGCACCACAGTCAATCTTCCGAATGAAGTATAGCTAATAGCCAGAACCAGATAAAATTATCTCGGGGTCAAATTCAATGAGCTgttccaattcaaaaaaaaatccatagccAAGCAAAATGTAAGGTACATTATCAGCTACAGCTTTCCAATTTCTAATATTTCTTAGGTTTTGCATGGAGAAAGTCAGTTCAATTTATCTTTCTTTAACGACATTTCGGGAATGTGTATCCCCTCTTACAggtctttatttaaaaacaatacaaaaggCAAATTCTTAAGGATGGCGAGAAGTACATATAATTGGCTCCTTTTTGATCAAATAAATCAGGTGATCTTAATTGTTTTAGAAATGGTAAAACTCAAATCTGTTCAAGTAGTTATCCCTTCATTGTTTTTTGACTCAGAAATGATAAATGAAGTCATCGTAAGTTACTGCTGGCCACAATGATACCCATCCATTAACCCTTGTAGGTCCTCTTGACATACCTACTGAGTTTAAGTTTCAAAGTCCACAAAAAAAGGATTTTGGAAAATTATCTAGAACGGGTCTGTAAATCACAGTATCCTGAACTGGGCTCAAGTAAGACTAAGGTCCgatttgttcacactcgattttctttaaaccaaggatttttctatgaaataatccttgattaaatgataatcgactgtgaacaaactggccctaaacagttaaacaaaaaatgtttcaaagtaTATGTTTCCAAATATTAGTTCTACTTTTCCGTAAGATTCTCGATGGACCTTCTGTTGTTTATACTATCCCAGTGCGAAAGAATTTTCGGAAGTATGTGTAGGAGTGATAGGAGAAAGCTTTTACGCATTGCTTTTGTCAGTCTGTAAGAAATACTAGCGAGCAAAGTCATTAGTGTTgacatcctaaaaaaaaaacttttcaatagCGCGAGTGATCTTCAATTTGTAGCGCCAGACTCAAACACATAAGGTGCCATAGTTCTCTGAAGAGGTAATCTTCAACGGAGTATCTAATTTTTGATGTCTTTTGCCATGAATTCATCGAATCGTCAAACCAAAATAGTTACTAATTTATCGGTGGTTTCGGCGATTTATACGAAATCAGTCATATTTCCTTCCTATACTGCACGAGTTGAACCATAATTTTGCTTGATTTTATCAAGCATAAATATATAGCTTGCCAAAAGATTTCAAAAGTCTCTGatttattttgaagattttaaaaaGGATTAGGTATCGTCTTataaaactgaaattaattttatctgtTGATATGTAGTTCAATGTCAACAAGTAAAAACCAAGACATTGATTGATTTATAGTTCAGTTATTCTCTAGCAAACATTCAATAAATCTAGAAAAGGGTAAGAAAAGGTACGAAAATCACTATAAATAATTTAGGCGGAccgaaatttaaaaacattaattacAGAAAAACAAATCAACCGTTTTgttcaaatcaaacttttcaTCATACCTTCTTAATGATACCATTTCAATCATGTAACCAATTGCTTAATTGCACTTCACATTAGTTTCAGGTAAACCTTTTGTATactaaaaatgcacttttttctgATGTTAAGCAAATGCATCTCtttgtcactttttttttacagattcaaaCTTTCCTATTGACTATGtatcttttatcttttttttttgttttctttttaattcaaataaattcacAATAATATAAACTCAAAATACTATAAATGATGACAACGATTATGTCACATCGTTTTTTTGCGGTTCTTAATTATTATCAAACTCAACTCAGACGTAACCACAAACGAACGACCCACAACATCGTCA
Proteins encoded in this region:
- the LOC129907475 gene encoding uncharacterized protein LOC129907475; translation: MSSMKRLAVMAAFSHFNGHENHNNSTMMLPWTFTTTTTTTKTQTEVAISSFAANSAYNQNNISSSPQIGGLGLLHQQNLRSGTINGAGSGSSYGGGVGAFGGYSAGSWSGGAPVMGGSGSSSSSGGSSDGSNHINGNVNVLLGGAMLSVVTTVLCVVCYCCHRNIKKRTEAAYRQRWMENDTNMEIYSVEQCYETSGLFLDSSEGLAVPTLSHEPPPSYDAVMVAMQETNHQPSRISPPPDYRSMNDVSGSSGNVIENPKFITNGGNGNSLRIKKVLSAQSCCSLQRAEAENLFQLGVVAAAAAAATSGRFGASALGRKSLPYAAHNLAEGRFVNHQHPYYQGCPLCGKFRYDDSMSLSSDSGLDQVVVTTVDVNNGNTPPQVGGGGGDTDTCYCTPMQSPTIVEDSNNNSGTIAYEIIDDRRRISSTEQLMISSSSHAKYENTINNNDSLVDGTPTTGGGGGGDGAVTSTTLSPSLSSEPTSSQQVATTTITAVETAASTSDNNRDIANNITDDVMLDLDSINDNGIIRLDMSKIIDKTGLPTYEAALKLESSGYV